Proteins from a genomic interval of bacterium:
- a CDS encoding DNA-3-methyladenine glycosylase 2 family protein produces the protein MHLDRSICERALRARDARFDGRFFTAVTTTGIYCRPVCPARMPRTKNVQFLPTAAACEALGFRPCRRCRPETAPGTPAWAGSSATVNRALQLIQAGALDSGSVEDLATRLGVGARHLRRLFTTHLGATPNALARTRRTHFARRLLDETDWPMTDISLAAGFGSLRQFNETLQQTFKRTPSELRRLRRGAGAPAGEARLRLPYRAPLEFPDLLTFLTPRLLPGVETIDDGRYLRAVAGGETPGWIEIEPIPGEAALQLRCIGVAPAQLAGIVERVRRMFDLAADPARVAEDLSGDPRLAPAIAARPGLRVPGAFEPFEMAVRVVLGQQVSVKGATTLAGRLIRAAGKPLEGLPEGLDWAFPSPEALARVDVAGIGMPGGRARAVNALAEAVAEGQVRLGGEDDPDSVQEALCQLPGIGPWSAQVIALRALGDPDVFPAGDLGLRKALGANRKLANERDATARAEAWRPWRSYAALWLWTE, from the coding sequence ATGCACCTCGACCGGTCCATCTGCGAGCGAGCCCTTCGTGCCCGGGATGCCCGCTTCGACGGACGCTTCTTCACGGCCGTGACGACGACCGGCATCTACTGCCGACCGGTTTGCCCCGCCCGGATGCCTCGAACCAAGAACGTGCAGTTCCTCCCGACCGCTGCCGCCTGCGAAGCGCTTGGCTTCCGGCCATGTCGCCGCTGCCGGCCGGAAACCGCGCCCGGGACTCCCGCATGGGCCGGCTCCTCGGCCACCGTGAACCGGGCCCTGCAGCTGATCCAGGCAGGTGCTCTCGATTCCGGCAGCGTCGAGGATCTGGCCACCCGGCTGGGCGTCGGCGCGCGTCATCTGCGCCGGCTCTTCACGACCCATCTTGGCGCGACACCGAATGCCCTCGCGCGTACCCGGCGCACCCACTTCGCTCGGCGCCTGTTGGATGAAACCGATTGGCCGATGACCGATATCAGCCTCGCTGCCGGTTTCGGCAGCCTGCGCCAATTCAACGAAACCCTGCAGCAGACCTTCAAGCGCACGCCTAGCGAGCTGCGTCGGCTACGGCGCGGAGCGGGCGCGCCAGCTGGTGAGGCCAGGCTTCGGCTTCCCTACCGGGCCCCTCTCGAGTTTCCGGATCTGCTGACCTTCCTGACTCCGCGGCTCTTGCCGGGCGTCGAGACGATCGACGACGGTCGCTATCTCCGAGCCGTCGCGGGGGGCGAAACTCCGGGTTGGATCGAGATCGAGCCGATCCCCGGCGAAGCGGCGCTGCAACTCCGCTGCATCGGCGTCGCTCCGGCCCAGCTTGCAGGCATCGTCGAGCGCGTGCGTCGAATGTTCGATCTGGCCGCGGATCCGGCGCGTGTAGCCGAAGACCTTTCCGGCGATCCCAGGCTCGCACCGGCGATCGCTGCGCGGCCGGGCCTGCGCGTGCCAGGTGCCTTCGAGCCCTTCGAGATGGCCGTTCGGGTGGTGCTGGGCCAACAGGTCTCGGTGAAGGGGGCCACGACCCTGGCCGGACGCTTGATTCGCGCGGCGGGCAAGCCGCTGGAAGGCCTCCCGGAAGGCCTCGACTGGGCGTTCCCCTCGCCGGAAGCGCTCGCCCGGGTCGATGTGGCCGGAATCGGAATGCCCGGTGGGCGCGCCCGGGCCGTGAATGCCCTGGCCGAAGCCGTCGCGGAGGGGCAGGTCCGGCTGGGCGGAGAGGACGATCCGGATTCGGTCCAGGAGGCACTCTGCCAGCTGCCCGGGATCGGGCCGTGGTCGGCCCAGGTGATCGCCCTGCGGGCCCTTGGCGATCCGGATGTCTTTCCCGCCGGCGACCTCGGTCTTCGCAAAGCCCTGGGTGCGAATCGCAAGCTGGCCAACGAGCGCGATGCCACAGCGCGCGCGGAGGCCTGGCGGCCGTGGCGTTCCTACGCCGCGTTATGGCTCTGGACCGAGTAG